A segment of the Crassostrea angulata isolate pt1a10 chromosome 10, ASM2561291v2, whole genome shotgun sequence genome:
TTTCcgaatcatatattgactgttacagGAAATACATGGGGTTTATTTGATCTGACCCCTTGGGTCATCTCCACCCCCCCCAGGAACCAACATTTGTTTCAACGTGTTCTTGTCACTCAACACAATGCTATATCAGCCGGAGTGTATTCTCGCAAGCAagatttgcattaaaaaaaggataaatgtttaatgaaaatctgttcaTTTGATGCAGCTTTCCTGATTCCTTAAtcacatgtatttcatttttattttgtaggtCACTTGCATTGTTTTGCTACAGTATGAAAGAAGAAAAGGGGTTTATACCTCAGGATTTTTGCTCATCTTCTGGCTTTTATTATCAGTTGCTGGAGTAATGCTATTTCAATCTAAAGTCAGGACAGCTATTAGAATGGTatgatttttaggtcacctgagtaaactcaggtgagctattgctatctgttttcGTCCGTCATCGTGCGTCGTCCGTTAAGGCTGATAGGGGCTGTAAGTCTCGTTTTTAGTAATTTCCGGTGAAGCGCTTCCGGTGACAAACAAATGCAGAAATGGCGATATCGATACAGTACTGGGCTAATTATACTACAGACAAACCGAAGTTTATGCGAAAATCAGAGAATGCTGTATATAGCAATCATGTTTTGAAGTTTCTCTTCGACAACGAGACGAATATAGTTAATGCAGTGGTTCAGGCGTCGATGAAGAACAAGTCATACAAAGTAACAGTAAGTAAAGAAATACATGTCTACCTTTAATTTCGTGATTTTAATGTATGATAATGTGCGTAATTATTAATGTAACGTACGTAGTGTAATTTGTGTATTGCTTCCTAAAACGTTCCAAATTTAAAAGttcaattttatttccaataaatTTTGTCACACTGGAGGATAATCGGGTTTGATGGGGATATTACAATTGCAAATTTTATATTACAACCCGTTTTGGACATATTTGTAGGCAGCTCTAGGCGATGGCTATGCCGTATCTTCGACAAATTGTGAGTGTCCTTTAGGGAAGTTTGTCTGTCATCACGTTGCAGCAGCACTGTTGTATGGGTAAGTTCAATCAGTTGTCAATTGAAATGTACTACTGTGACTAGTTCAAGCAGGTAAATATGATGTGAAAATAGGAGGCGATGTAAATATGTTGCTTGACTTAGTAGTACTACATACTGATGTTCattgaatttaatgaaaatgtttaataacaTGTGCCTGATTTACtattaattgtgaaatattaattcgaatacataattatacaggTACAAATGTGTTAGTAAGACTGATGTGAAATGTGGATGGCTAAAGAATCCAAAGACAGCCATTAAAACAGATGTTAAGACAATGGAAGAATTATTTCCACCATCTCAACCTGATTATCAGTAAGTGTGAAATATTGGattaacaagtaaaaaaaatatggattaATTGTTCATGCTTTAAGAAGtaattttcttgaattttaaGTGCTCTGCGCAGGCCATTCGATGATAACGACAGAAGTTTTTTCAACAAGAGTTAGCAAAACTAGGCAGATTTATTGGTATAATTGGTTGTTGCcaatttgcaaaaaatgtttttactaaTCTGTATTCTGatctatattttgttatatcttAGTGTTGATCATTTCATTTTCTGACAGAGTTGCTTTCATttgaatatactttttttaaatatcagtattaagtttttatgttgtttgattgttatgcatgtaaaatgaaagaataatttgtaatatttgATAGAATATTACAGAATTAGTGTATTTGATcactgaaattttgaaatatataaaaaattctgTGATGCTTACTACCTGTAGATAGGTGTAGACTTATTGTAGAAACTTCTAAATGTTTTACAATTACAAAACTTTCATAAATGTTTAGATACATGCATATTCATATATGCACTAGAAAAACAATAAcatgtttgtatatatacaGCTATGGAATGGATTCTTCAGCCAGAACCATGTGAGCCAGGCCCCCCTGCTCCCATCATAGAAGATCTCTTGTCCAGTGCAGAATTTGTTCATTCTGATATGCCCATGGTATGGTTAAGACGAGCTCTGATTTTGTCTGAAGAAGTCATAACAAATACTGCACTGGCAACCAAGGGTCAAAGAAACAATCCAATGTGGTCAATCATCAGAAAAAACAGGATAACAGCATCCAATTTTGGAGCAGTGCTCAGAACAAAGAGAAGACAgtaaactattattattatatacttaTCCAGCATGATTCATGAATTTATGCATCATGAATAGCATTTGATAATTCTAAAACTAATTATGTACAGGTTTCAATAATAACTGTGTACTGCTTATAAATGGCTAGTAATGGATGTTTTTAACTGCAGAATTACCATTTCTCTCAAGAAACGTCTCATGGCCTCATACAACTTAGAATCCATCAAAGCAGTTGCTTGGGGAATTACACATGAGGAACATGCACTGAAGAAATATGAACATGAATTTAGTGCTTCAGTGCAACAAACTGGTAATTTTTGTTCTTTAATATTGATCATTTCCGAACAGATGGCATTGTTCTTAAATTGACCATGACTCCATTTTTGAAAGGAACTTTTACCCAAATTTCTCATGAGAATTGTCCATTCTCATataattttcaagaaatgaaatcaatatatattttatttgtttgaggTAAAAACCTAATttactttatatcgatttatcgattttataaatattaaatgaatatgaaatataacaacattttctttaatataccCGTttcaataaaattgcaaatttaaaatttattttgattcagGGATTTGGCTGCACGAGTCTGGCGTTTTAGGTGCATCTCCAGATGGTTTGTCCTGCACCCACCAACATGTGATGTGAATTTCCAGACACCAGAGGCTCAAGATGCTGTTCCTGATATAGTTGAAGTGAAATGTCCTTACTCTGCAGCACATTTAACAATATATGAGGCAGTGCACAGTCTAAAGGATTTTTACCttggtaagtacatgtatataccgaTGTATATCAATCTAAATTCATGAAAGCACTCAAACTATAGAGTTCTGTGTTCTATtactctttcaaaatatttgtatatgaaCCTCTATTAACTACATTTCCCCTGCTGTTCCAGTTATTGATATAAAGTTGTAAACcgtatttgaatatatgttttatGCAAACTCTTTGTTGTATTTAGAATACAGAGAGGGCTTTTTCTACCTCAAGTCCAACCATCCTTACTTTCACCAGATACAAGGCCAGCTCCATTTGTGCAGTAAGAACTGCTGTGATTTGATTGTTTGGACTACTAAAGACTGCAAAATTATCCGGATCACCAAGGACTCTGAGTGGACAAAGAACATTGCACAAtaaatagaattttattttaacacttTCATTCCAgaactaattaaaaattaacaagatGTATTGAAATAACACatctaataaaacaaaagaaatcagTGCAGTCCACTTATTTATCATTTGATTTCACATACAAAACATAGATCAATTGTTCCAGTTATTGATATAAAGTTGTAAACCGTGtttgaatatatgttttatGCAAACTCTTTGTTGTATTTAGAATACAGAGAGGGCTTTTTCTACCTCAAGTCCAATCATCCTTACTTTCACCAGATACAAGGTCAGCTCCATTTGTGCAATAAGAACTGCTGTGATTTGATTGTTTGGACTACTAAAGACTGCAAAATTATCCGGATCACCAAGGACTCTGAGTGGACAAAGAACATTGCACAAttaatagaattttattttaacacttTCATTCCAgaactaattaaaaattaacaagatGTATTGAAATAACAcatctaataaaacaaaataagtcaGTGCAGTCCACTTATTTATCATTTGATTTCACATACAAAACATAGATCAACAGCAATGCTAATTAAGTTTCATAATAGCATAAAAATGTTAACATGCATCCCATTCTACTTTAAAAGTGAACAATGTTGCATGAATAATTtgtttcagaaaaaataaaaaatcagatGGATTCATAATTGTAAATGCTCTatgaaatttctttcaaaaggGGTGCTTGCAAGTTGACCAAGGAGGAACAAAGTTGAAATATCTTGGTTGATAATGGCCTGTAGGTTGCTGGTATGTGGCGAAGTATTTCAAAGTTCTTTATCCTCTCATTAGCCCGTTCCACGTGAATTCTTGCTCTGGCTATTTTGTAACACAGTTCTGCTTCTTTCTTGGTAAACTGCCCTCTTGAGGATAAAAATGCTGGAATGTTCAAGCACACACCTTGGGGTAATTGATCATGGATTGTGAATCCCTTGTCAGTTAAAATCAGGTCTCCAGGTTTGAATTTCTCAAGAACTCTGCTGTGACGCACAATCGCAACATCTGATGTTGATCCTGGATATAAAGGAGAACAGTAAGTGATGGCACCATTTGGGGCGACACAAGTCACTGCTTTAACAGTGTGACGGCTCTTATATGAATTGTATGCCATGGCCTGTGTATCCAGGTGTCCAGGAATATCTTGGGTTGTCTCAATGGCATCCATGGAAGCCCTTGCAGAGGAAAACTCTGCAAATGACTTAGGCATAGAGCCTAAATGAAAATGGGTGTAAATCAATTAATTCAACAGTACTTTAAGTAAGATGTAAAGTTGGCTAAATATTTTCTGAATTATAGGGAAATAATTTAAGTCTACAATATAGCAACATTctataattattacatgtatattatgttaAAGCAGTCTGCATGATTAGATAGCAAATCAATGTTTGCAATATAGATAAAGAGTATAATGCATCAATATTTGCTTCATAATAGGATTTTCTATTCATGTGAATGTAAATCATCATACAAACCTTTGCATTTAAGCTGACTGGGGAAACATGTGTCAACAACACCCACATACAACATTTCATGGAGGGCATGAACCAATGTGTTAAACATGTTGGAAATTGTAGATCTGCTTACACAAAACCTGCGAATTGAGagataaaatgtatattgttatcaaaatattacCATCCAAGAAAATAAGTACAAAAGGTCCAAGggtcacattgctcacctgagcactCTGCTTCATAGAGATGATCAGAGGTTTGGGATtaacaatatgtatatattgaagGGTATGGACAAAAGTAAACCTTTGTCATCTTCCAATATCCATGAATGAACATTCATCAATAGGAAAATAAGATTTAGATCttgatacaaaaaaatatatggtttGAGGGCGGGGATCTCAATAGCTAAtgacagacaacagacaaatttgatcagaaaagctcacttgagcctttggctcaggtgaacTAATATATActgaatataatttattatttatttcacattcaaaaattcattaaattaatgtAAGTTATTATACCTGTGAGCCAAGTCTATGTCTCTTAGGTTGAGCTTCAGCTTCATCAAAACAATCAGAAGctgattttcaatatttagtGATGGTGACCAACCATTAAAGTAATTTAATTCAAAGCGACCAAGCAGTCCCACAAGCACTTCAAAGACATCATATTGTATTGATGTGTAAAGCAGCATCTGCAGAATaagtcataaatttcacaagaaAGAacctttgataatttttttttatagtatgtaaatttcattttacctcatcaacaataatatatattaaccttttCTTTGCTGTCCCTAATTTCCGCTACAGTCatgggttttcttttattgCTGTTGATCTTTAGAGCAACTAACTCTTCTTCCAACTTTTTAATCTCTGAAGAGAGTCGTTGCATTTCTATTGAACAGTTTCTTGAGCAAGATACTGTGTAGCTGTGGTCTTACATCAACcttaagataaatatattttcatttcactATAAGTATGGATATTGTATctacttattttttatataaaacaccattttaaaaaagatgattaaaaatatttgcaaaatgaTTGAGGAAGTTACATGTTCTACATCTTCACAATCAACAGCATCTTGTATCTGCTCTTTCTCACAGGATGGACGCTGGGTTATTGTTTTAATAGCTTCACAGGACTGGGACTGACACGTCTTCCTCCTTTTCCTGGaagcatttttaattaatatattaatatatgaatattaattaattgtATCTAAATAGCATAACTTTGtacataatgtttattttgtaatatcAACCACATCTAGCATTCAATGTTTGACAAATTAATTATAGGAAATATTAGAATTAGCCAATTTAGTAAATACTTCCATGAAACAATTTCTCTCACCTATCTGATTTTTCTGGATCAGGAAAATCCATGTACTTTTTGTTGTTCCATGCAAAGTAGACAGGGTCTCCTTCCTTTTTCCCCTCTTTGAAATGGCAGGAACAAATCCTGTCATTTTGATTTTCTGGTTGTCGATCAGCTCTTCTAAATAAAGAAAAGTCAGTTGTCTGTATAGTTTCAAAGCAACAGCATATACCGCAACTGTTATCTCTCATTGTATACACGAAATAGAGGTgcaattcaatatacatgtattgaatttgACGGAcaaaatttatatgtacatcagtATTACTAGTAGACTATGTACATCATGATGTGTATCAGTAtatttcaacaagtgtttaattgattttaatcatgataatagACTATGGGCTCCGCAATTTACAACATGAATTCTCTTTATAACAGCTGAATAATGACTACTTAGACTGTTacgagtacatgtattaacaattcTACTTGTACTATATTAGGCATAAAAATATAGCAGTATTATAATttactaaattaattttaatttttcatcgaCAGTATCACTATGCTTATTGAATTTCGCAGGTGATGACACATGCACTTGTAATGGTccagtctgtttaaaatcaaacctTCTACTAGCTCCTTTATTTTGATGGTCGTATTGGaaggtttgattttaatcagattggtacGTAATGGTCCACCTGTCCACATAAGATGTACATGTGGTTCGTGAATATATCAACAGACTAATGCAAATCTATAAATTGATGTATAACGCATTTAAAATAAAGTCTCACTATTCGTCCTCAGGTATCGCCTTGCTTATTAATGAAATAAGTTGTATGATTAGATGTAATGTCCTGAAATCCGGTCAAGATCgcttatatatttcattcaaaacatgCTGAATACATTTAGATGCATTAATACTGACCTGCATATCTTTCCCCATAACGTCCTTTTCTTTGTGTCAATCGGAAAACGATAGAACTTGCAACTATTTGCGCCACTTCTATGATTGCATGCAAACGCAGAGCAGATCACCATGTTTGTTTGTCACCGGAAGTATTTAAATCTCGCGCGCTCTCGTTTGCGAGCTTACAGCCCCTATTGTTACCAGTTTTGTTGTGAGGCTGTTGCGGTCTGGCCGATAGGCTTCAAAACACCTCcagaatttataaataaaaacaccaAAAGTAACGTTTTCACAATTTATGTAACATGAAATTTGAGAACAAATTCATGGGCCGATAGTGGTTAGGACACTGGTAGGTTGAGAAGACACCAAACTTCACTAGTCACTCCATTCCTGTACACTATTCACTATTCGGGACCTGCATACACAGAACATACACTTTAAgttacacatacacataaagtTCCATACAAGTAATGACCCACATGACCACCATACATAACAGTGAGACAACATGGTACACGTGGCAGCGCTGCATTACATTTACTTGCATTTCACGATACATAATGATAAACCAAATTACTTTAGACGTAACTTAAAATACTGTAACGACATTTACTTGCCAATTACACTGTTAGAGTCACTAAACACAACACACACATTTACTACTCAAATTATGGCAGCCCTATGAATATACTCTACTCACGACAATAGCTAACTAAAGAAATAATGAACTATATAACGAACATAATAAACGAATGACTTACAAAAGGGACattcaaacaaacaaattacaaataaaacacattgaaaCAAAAAGTTATCCCAGGGccatttaataaacaaatagaaTGAGACTGAATAAGTACATTGATTTACTCACCTTAGAGGCCATGTCTGTATTTATTAAATTAGACAATTAAACTACAGAAACTGACAATATCAGGAAGATCGTGTAGGTGATTTTACCCGGTCCAAAGAGAGCCAAAAACCTAAACTCAGTAGATATATACAGGTATTGAGGAGTACCAGAAAGGGTAATAGATTCAGAGGTCCAGTACAGGATAACTAAAAatagaagacaaattaaaacaGCATCGTAAATGTAACAGAGGCACCTCTATggtattgtgaaattcatggctctaccacccctggggcaCCCTATGTGGGGCCAAATaagcacaaaaaaaaaaaaaaattcaaaacaattcttctctactcccacgcaagtgaagaaaaaaagtggttgcatagttatgatgtccatgaggccctctaccaaaattgttaaattcatggcCCTtgtgtcaggggttctggctctagggtggggccaatatggccatatagtaaaaaatatattaaatcttagaaaatcttcttc
Coding sequences within it:
- the LOC128168240 gene encoding uncharacterized protein LOC128168240, whose amino-acid sequence is MLLYTSIQYDVFEVLVGLLGRFELNYFNGWSPSLNIENQLLIVLMKLKLNLRDIDLAHRFCVSRSTISNMFNTLVHALHEMLYVGVVDTCFPSQLKCKGSMPKSFAEFSSARASMDAIETTQDIPGHLDTQAMAYNSYKSRHTVKAVTCVAPNGAITYCSPLYPGSTSDVAIVRHSRVLEKFKPGDLILTDKGFTIHDQLPQGVCLNIPAFLSSRGQFTKKEAELCYKIARARIHVERANERIKNFEILRHIPATYRPLSTKIFQLCSSLVNLQAPLLKEIS